The following are encoded in a window of Sminthopsis crassicaudata isolate SCR6 chromosome 3, ASM4859323v1, whole genome shotgun sequence genomic DNA:
- the LOC141562449 gene encoding LOW QUALITY PROTEIN: olfactory receptor OR51C1-like (The sequence of the model RefSeq protein was modified relative to this genomic sequence to represent the inferred CDS: inserted 2 bases in 1 codon; deleted 2 bases in 1 codon), whose product MGLHPPSRPKVPIIKSCQISMPSWSNITSSTFLLTGIPGLEVFHIWISIPYSCLCIVALLVNAMIMYIVMTEQSLYEXYFLSMLSATDLGITISSLPTIIGVFWFNARKISLDGCIVQMFFLHGFTLMESSVLLAMAFDCFVAICKPLRYATILTNSRIVKAGLGIFVRMLFNLMPLLLLLKRLSFCGTNILLHSYCFHPDIIKQSCTSTKINSIVGLLALIMTSGIDISCIILSYVLIIKSILNIASPDEWYKAFSTCISHIGAFAIFYIPWIILALMHRFDYNFPPYIHVLLSNLHFLFPPVLNPIIYSVKTKQIYRVILKIFQINGSRL is encoded by the exons atgggactccacccaccttcaagaccAAAAGTTCCCATTATAAAAAG TTGTCAGATCAGCATGCCATCTTGGAGTAACATCACTTCTTCTACCTTCCTCCTGACGGGTATTCCAGGGCTTGAAGTTTTTCACATCTGGATCTCTATCCCTTACTCTTGCCTCTGTATTGTGGCCCTCTTAGTGAATGCTATGATCATGTATATAGTGATGACTGAGCAAAGTCTCTATGA CTACTTTCTCTCTATGCTGTCAGCCACTGATCTGGGTATCACAATTTCTTCCTTGCCTACTataattggggtt ttttggttcaaTGCCAGGAAGATCAGTCTTGATGGCTGCATTGTACAAATGTTCTTCCTCCATGGCTTCACACTTATGGAATCCTCTGTGCTTCTGGCCATGGCCTTTGACTGCTTTGTTGCCATATGCAAACCTCTGAGATATGCTACCATTTTAACCAACTCCAGAATTGTGAAAGCTGGGCTAGGGATTTTTGTGAGGATGCTATTCAATCTGATGCCCCTCCTTTTGCTCCTCAAGAGATTGTCATTCTGTGGTACCAATATTCTCTTACATTCCTACTGTTTCCACCCAGATATAATTAAACAGTCATGTACAAGCACCAAGATCAACAGCATTGTTGGACTCCTTGCTCTCATCATGACCTCAGGCATAGACATTTCATGCATCATTCTCTCCTATGTACTAATTATCAAGTCCATCCTCAACATTGCTTCTCCTGATGAGTGGTACAAGGCCTTCAGTACCTGCATTTCCCACATAGGAGCATTTGCTATCTTCTATATCCCTTGGATCATTCTGGCTCTTATGCACAGATTTGACTATAATTTCCCTCCATACATTCACGTGCTATTGTCAAATCtccatttcctctttcctcctgtACTTAATCCAATCATCTACAGTGTGAAAACTAAGCAGATCTACAGGGTTATTCTcaaaattttccaaataaatggtTCAAGGCTGTAA
- the LOC141559861 gene encoding LOW QUALITY PROTEIN: olfactory receptor 51F2-like (The sequence of the model RefSeq protein was modified relative to this genomic sequence to represent the inferred CDS: inserted 1 base in 1 codon; deleted 1 base in 1 codon), which produces MPTINSTTLQPLTFLLTGIPGMNTAQVWMSIPFCFLYAIALTGNSMILFVVIHERSLHEPMYYFLSMLSATDLGLSLCTLSTTLGVLWFNAREISLDACMAQMFFLHSFTFMESGVLLAMAFDRFIAICDPLRHANILTKTRIIQIGLAVGMRVIAVITRMVLLVKRLSFCQGKVLSHSYCYHIDFIKLSCTDNRINNIMGLFVLFSTSGVDCPCILISYVLIIHSVLNIASPQERKKXFNTCISHISAVAIFFIPLISLSLVHRYSHNAPPFVHTMMANIFLLIPPVLNPIIYSVKTKQIRRAIIKVSHRMRTRI; this is translated from the exons ATGCCAACTATCAATAGCACTACTTTGCAACCTCTGACCTTCCTTCTGACAGGAATTCCTGGAATGAATACTGCCCAGGTCTGGATGTCTATTCCCTTTTGCTTCCTTTATGCCATTGCCCTCACTGGAAATAGCATGATT TTGTTTGTAGTAATCCATGAGAGGAGTCTTCATGAACCCATGTACTATTTTCTCTCCATGTTGTCAGCCACTGACTTGGGTTTGTCCCTCTGCACTCTCTCCACCACACTGGGGGTTTTGTGGTTTAATGCCCGAGAGATCAGTCTTGACGCCTGCATGGCCCAGATGTTTTTCCTTCACAGTTTCACCTTCATGGAATCTGGAGTGCTGCTGGCCATGGCTTTTGACCGCTTCATTGCCATCTGTGACCCACTCAGGCATGCAAACATCCTCACCAAAACCAGAATTATCCAGATTGGCTTAGCCGTGGGCATGAGAGTAATTGCAGTCATTACACGTATGGTGTTGCTTGTCAAGAGGCTGTCATTCTGCCAAGGAAAAGTTCTTTCCCACTCCTACTGCTACCATATTGATTTCATCAAATTGTCATGTACAGATAACCGGATCAATAACATCATGGGACTGTTTGTTCTCTTTTCAACATCAGGAGTTGATTGTCCATGCATCCTTATTTCCTATGTCTTAATAATTCATTCGGTGCTGAACATTGCATCCCCTCAGGAGCGGAAAA GCTTCAACACATGCATTTCTCATATTAGTGCTGTGgctattttcttcattcctcttATCAGTTTATCTCTAGTTCATCGGTATAGTCACAATGCCCCACCATTTGTGCACACCATGATGGCCAATATTTTCCTCCTCATCCCTCCTGTACTCAATCCCATTATCTACAGTGTGAAGACTAAACAGATACGAAGAGCTATCATCAAGGTTTCCCATAGGATGAGGACGAGGATCTAA